The genome window AAGCAGTAATAGCAAATTTATCTGTAGATAATAATGATGAATGGGTGGACTGCCTTGTTATGGAGGATTATGAGGATAATATTGCTAAAATTGTTATTATAAAACAAAATGCCCTTAGCGGAGAAGAAAAAAGCTTTAGTGCAGTGGTGATAAAAATTAACATCAGTGCACTTAATGTTAAGGATATTATAACGGAGACTGGAAATCCTCACACACTCTTGATTAATGAAAAAAATGTTCAAATATTATCAGTTGCAAAAAGCGATAAACGAGCATTTATAGCTCTAATAAGCATGGATGGTGGTCCTAGTATAGCTCGTCACTTTATCATATTAGGAATGAAAATACTAATGGAACAAAGCCCATATGAAGGTGATGCTGAGTTTTCTAGTTCTCACCTGCCATTTGGTAGTGTTGCGTTACCTTCGCCTGAGTTTAGTGGTAAAAATGGAGTTTTATTTATAGCTATAAATGACGTTACACTTGAAGCTGAAAAAGTAACTTGGAACGAAAAAAGATGTGAAGTTTTCAAGGATGATTTTTTTGGAATTGCTGATGAAAATGGTATCAAAGGAGAAGAACGTAGAATATGTGTGAGAGGAGGGATGTTTAATACTGATGGACTTTCCCCATCACATCCTTTGGCCTCCTTAGTTGTTGGAAAAAAATATTATTTACAGCCTGATTGTAAAAATATCATTGGACTAATGAAGACAAAATGTCCAGCCATTTTCCCCATTAGCAATAATACCCTTGCTATTGCAGGACCATTTGACGGGATAGTTTCTGAACACGAACACGAACACGAACACGAACATGAACACGACCATACTCATTCTTTAATATTTTTTATAGGTGGAAGACCTGGAGGGGAAACAACAGGTCCAAATAAACGTAGTTAAATTGTAATATCACCATACCTTAGAAATTTAGGGTAAAGTTAATAATTAAAAAATTACAAGCAGATTAAAAAACATTAATTATATTTTTTCTAGAAAAGGGCTTGTTGGTGTGGAGGAAAGTAATTTCTTTGGGTTTAAGATTACTAGATCAGAATTTGATATCATTCAAGTAGAGCATTTCAAGTTTTTATTGAAAAAATACAGGCTTATTTATATTGAAGGATATCCACCATCAGAGGCTCTACTCTTCTCTATTGCAAAAAAAATAAGTATTCCTTTAGTTGTATACGGAAAAGACTATTTATTAGGTTTTAATAAATATGTAAATTACGTCACTCATAAATCTAATATTAAGATAAGTAACACAAATTTTTGGCATAATGATAGAAATTCTACCCAAAAAATATGCAGGTTTACTTTGATACAATGTCAAACACCTGCTGAAGAAAAAGGAGAAACATATATATGCAATAGTATCAAAACATTTAAAAAACTAGATGATGTTGATAAAAAAAACTTAAGACTAGCTGTTGCAACCTATTATCTTAAGGGTAGTAATGATAAATCAAGAATAAAAAAATATCCATTTGTCAATGAAAAGATAATTCAGAAACATCCGGATACAGGAGAGGAGTGTATAATTGCAATAGAAAAATACATTACATTTAAACATAAATTTAACTCAAACTTAAGCTGCTGTGACGAGATTAAAAATA of Spartinivicinus poritis contains these proteins:
- a CDS encoding TauD/TfdA family dioxygenase yields the protein MEESNFFGFKITRSEFDIIQVEHFKFLLKKYRLIYIEGYPPSEALLFSIAKKISIPLVVYGKDYLLGFNKYVNYVTHKSNIKISNTNFWHNDRNSTQKICRFTLIQCQTPAEEKGETYICNSIKTFKKLDDVDKKNLRLAVATYYLKGSNDKSRIKKYPFVNEKIIQKHPDTGEECIIAIEKYITFKHKFNSNLSCCDEIKNKIISVLNDGFIYKHQWKKGDILIWDNYSIIHKAEVVMGNSKKKMYVILTR